The genomic segment ATATTGACAGATTATGTGAGGTTCCAATGAATGTGATGTGGTAGATGGTAGATATTAGAGGTGATGTCCTCTTAGGGTATACTTTCAGAAAGAATTCTTACAGGAGTATTTTCCCGATAACGTTCAATATACATAAAGAGTTAAGAGTTCATGCAATCATTAGGATGAACTATTTGTATTGGAGTATGATACAAGGCTTAAACATCTAATCAATTTTTATACTTAAGTCATATACAAGGCTTAAAGATgttgaaaatttaataactattgaAAATGACATTGTTGTCCTATGACATATGTCAAGTCACACTCCAACCATTATTATTGGACTATTATGCTTTTAATTAGATGGAATTGTCAATAcctatcaattaaaatttttaggCAATGCTCAATTCAACAATAGAAGATATTAATACAAGTGAAGTGACATCAATTCTTCATAGCTAAACAATTGATgaaggaaaaatatttgtaaatgatATCAATTGTCctgtaatataaattaattggaTCAAGTCATAATCAAATAGAAGATTTGGACTACTACacttttaaatagaaaaattacatcTAAACTATATTAACTATAACTTTTaatatagttataaataattaatctaaCAATAACACCTTAAGATAAGATATAACAACAAATTATGCACTTTTGCTATTAGCATATCTATTTAAAACATGAGAGAGgcatgttattttaataaatattataggtccaaaaataaacctttttttattcaGTTCAACAAAAACTTCAAgctaatgaaaaaaatacttaGAACAATAACTTACATAAGAGTTGgaaaagaatataaaagaatCTTGCCATTACCATTTTCCTGATAGGTGaatttttaaagataacaaCTTTTGTTATtaggaagaaaataaagtataagttttatctaaaaaataaaatttaaatggaTAGATATTAGTAAGTACATAAATAGTATAAACATTCATTCTTTATTTGATTAAGaattctatatttataaatcttaatttttttaagtctcTCTAAactcataaaatatttaataccaTCAACAAAATAACGTAAACAGATAAAAAAGGTGATTTAGGAAAATGGTTTAATCcttactaataattttattacatttcttcttctttgtatATCATTTGTGAGGAAAAcatattgttataaaatttgatatttgataaattatttaaaacttgatTTCCTTCTTGAAGtgtcttaaaaatatttttacttgtAGTTATTATCTTAAAGTAAAAGAAGTTAATAGTAACATTGAAtcaatataactattatttaaatGTATAGATATTGACTTGAATGAATAATTGTATTTGGAAACAAGACGagctttttttattaattgtttaatattattataaaaaaaggaCAATACATTTCATAACCTCCacaatcattaattttttttacagttTAACTGTGCATTCACTTGTTTATGCACAAAAATCCACactatattttcaaattcaaatagaaAATAATCTTGCACTCTTCATAATATCGACATTAAGCTTTTTTTATGATCCAAACAAAACTTTagagatattttatattttaattgcaattgatatttttaatttgtgttgtgatgaattttcaattgaaaaacTTTTATATTCCATATTATCATcaaagaaatattataattataaatttattatttaaacttaaaaaaataagaattagaaGATGTTAAGTAACTAGCTaatataagtttaattatatagaaaaataaagtaagaagttaaaacaattatattgattttttattatttattcaaacttcataatttattttttgtatttttcatcaattatattttgaatatttttgtaaaactccacaaaaaattttaaattttattataaattcacatattctattcaaatattaagaaaagaatTCACTCAAATTCAAATCACAAAAATCTTctttgtaaaattgttttaaaaacaaatcttagaaattattatatttataccTGGTATTTGAAAACTAActctcaaaaaaatattttagaatatcaatataatatattcttttagtttttatttttttagtttaactaatgctttcaattttcaatgaaatactatttttatttttaatttccacCTAAAAAATGCCTTAATATCTATATTTAcggtaaattaaaataatatacttgCAGAAATGATACGttttaattgttgttttgaTACATACCAAGAATCTTAAACCCGAAGAATCTTAAACCCTAACAGCAggaatattaattttactttagtAATACAGTAACAAAAAAACACGAATCTAAgggaattaaaatataatatatcagtCCGAAAACTAAACAGTAAATTTAGTATTCTCTATTTTTGGTAAGAACTTCTGAGTATTTAAATCAAAGGGTTTAACTTGACATTAATGATTAAATTAgaatactttaattaatttacgCACACATccatattaaatttaatatattttataaaaaattgaagttatttAATGATACATCTTAAgtactagtaaaaaaattaacacatttCACCACTATATACCTTTCATTTATTAGACTAGTTAGACATTTTATTCCCTGAAGCTATCAAATTTCTTCCAAGATTTTCAGAATTTTTTATCtgaaataaaatacaaagaGTGTAGGAAGAAATTTAATGGGATGAAGAAACAACCTTACCTGGTATGAGATTACCAGGTCCAACTACTCAACATTTCTTCTTACTGTTATTTCTTGAGCGTATTAGTTAATGATCCTTCGTTACACGTGTTAACTTGCGCGACACTTCATGAAAAACGGCTGAGGGCCTCGGTCAGATCCCAGCAATGCCACGTAGTGAAACATGAGAGGCCCAACTCTGGTGGGTCCCATCACGTTTATCCATTTGTCTTCTCGTCTCTTCCTAAAGATCGTGacgataatttttattttttatttttcttttttggacaGTTTCTTTTTACGAAACTCATCTCCTCTGCTCCCTCTGCTTTCCATAAAGTTGAAATCTCAACCGCGAACCGAGCCTTTTCTTTCAGTTAGGTGCCTCCTTCTCAGCTTTCACTCTCTTTCCTCCGTGGAACCAAACCCTAGCACCCTCAAAAATCAGTTTCCTGTTTTAAATCTCGTAAAGTGCAGAGCTCACTGCTCCTTCGCCAATCTCAGATCTGTTATTTCAAAACTCGATTCATGGTGCTTCGAGTGCGTGTTTcgatttgcttttgtttttagggATTGGGAGTTGATCGGGTTGGagtatatttttcattttctttattggTGTTGTGTTTGAGATAGGTTATTTACTGTTTGttattgtcttttttatttgtgtgtGTGCAAATTGAAATGAATTAAACGGTTGCGCGCCTTTTGCCCATTCAAATAACCGTTTAGGAACTTCTTCTCCACGTTTGGATTGCTTTCGTGGTTCTTATTGTTCATTTCCGTTGTCATTTTAGTGTCTTCTGTTGAGCCTAGCCTCGAATTCATCGAAAACTTTTTTTTCTGAGCCTGAATTTTGTGAGTAGGAGTTGATTTGACACGAATCTGGAGTGGGGGGGTTCAAGTTCGTTCCAGTTTCTTTGTGGATGCTGTGGAGTAGTGTTGTTTTTTGGATAGTTTCCACGTTTGGATTCTTAGGGGTTCTGTTCTGTGATTTTGATGGGAGAAGAAGCGGTTTGTGTGCATGCATTAGATGAAGGAAGGAAGGAAAACAATGAGGAATCAAAGACGGAACTGAAGCGTGACTACGACCAATGCGTTAGTGATACTGAACGCCACTTGTTTCCTCATAAGAAACAAGTTAAGGAAGTTTCGAACGATGAAGTGCGCTCTGAGGTTTCTAATCCCAACGTTTCTGCAGTAGAGCATGCGCTAACTTTTCAAGATATCAGTAGCCAACCAACTGAATCCACGGACGTTAACCATGCGGAATGTGGAGAACTGACGTCTACTTGTTTGGAGAATTCCAGTTCTGATGAGACCTTGAGTGATGAAGCTGGTGATCTGAATATTACTACTactacaaataataataataacaacaacaacaatactTCTCAGAGTGACAAGAACACGAGTAGTGCTGCAATGACATCCTGTGTTGTGATGGAAATTCCCAAGCATGCTAGTTCCTCTGGGATCAGGAAGATTACTTTTAAGTTTAGTAAAAAGAAAGAGGACTATGGTTACCAGCCACCTGCTCCTGTGCACCGTTACACTGATGGCAGTCACATTGGTTTTCATGCGGTTGATGAATATTTGGCAAGGGATTATTGTAGTGGTGGGTTGGTAGAAAGCATGGGATATGCTCACGATGGAGATTTGGAGTCGTACGCTCGCAATATGGAATTGAAAATGTCCAAGAAAGTAGTTCCCAACTGTTACCCTACAAATGTCAAAAAGCTTTTATCAACTGGCATCCTTGACGGAGCTGTAGTGAAGTATATTTATAATCCTGGAAAGGTAAAGCTCACATTCGTTATCTATTTTATACACCCATGCTTGTTTTCTTCTAATGTTTTGAATTGTTGTCAGGTTGAGCTACAGGGGATTATTGATGCTGGTGGATATTTGTGTGGCTGCTCAATGTGCAATTACTCTAGAGTAAGACATATATTTCTCGTTACTTTTGGCGATTTTGTTCTGCATTTACGAAATGCCTAATTATATCATTTTCTTAGATTCTTAGTGCCTATGAGTTTGAGCAGCATGCCGGGGCCAAGACTAGACATCcaaataatcatattttcttAGAAAATGGAAGACCAATATATAGTATTATACAGGAAATAAAAACGGCTCCACTCAGTATATTAGACGAGGTTATCAAGAATGTGGCTGGTTCCTCTGTCAATGAGGAGTCTTTCCAGGTTTGGAAAGGTGAGAATCATTTCTCAGGCTTATAAATGCATTGTTGAAGCCTAGTGGTTTTGGGTTTATGTTGATTAATTGTCTTTGAAAAAAGTTTTGTATGTGCTGGGTGAATCTCTCCTCTCTATAAAGGAATAAATTCACTCATCATTTGAGCACCTTGTTAAGTTTCTGACATTTTCTTATTTGAAGATTATGATATATATTTCCGGTCGTCTGCTTCAATGTTTTTATTTGTGCAATGTTATGGTCTTCTATATTCTTACTATCCCACATATTGTGGTATTAACTATACTAGGATTTATGAAAGTCTTGCAGTTTTTTCAATCAGGAGCATATCTTTTATTTGGTTGGCCTTTGCCTGTATTGGAGAGAACAATGACACAACCTCTGATGGAGTTATTCATCATGGCAATACACATTGCTTCCATTTCAAAATAACTGACTAGAGATTTTAGCTGTTCTAGACTACATGTCACttagaaaacaagaaaacatccttttcttttttccaacTTTGTTATTGTCCTTTTGAATCAGCACTAAATGGAATAAGAAAGCATTAATGCCATAAGAGGGTAACATAGTCCGATGAACTTATATTTCGCTGAAATTGAGAATATTACTTTGAAATGGAGTGTGCACAAAAAATGTGGTTTTAAAGAGGACCCTTTTCCTGCATGTATTCTGTTAGAGTTAATAATCATGATTGCTTATGATCTTGTCCTATAGGAAAATATTATTACCAATCTCTCCAACTTTCCTAGAAGCTTAAGGTGTTAAGTTGAAATCTGATGAATTGTTTTATATCTAACACCTCATTAGAAATTGGTCTTAGTGCTTGACTCTACTCCAGAAAAACAGTTTGTGAGGTGAAAAATGGCCAAACTTTGTAAGGTATATTAAAGTCATATCTCTAACTGATGTGAGGCTAAACCACCACTCATGAGACTGCAAATAAGACAACCGTCAAAAAGAGGCCACTGCTAAGGCAGACTTGGTGTAATTGCAATTAAGGTTTGATACTCCCCCCCATGCCCAAGACTTCTTGTCTGAAGTGTGGCAAATGCAGGTGCCCAATAATGCATCTAGGATATGTTTTGATACCATATTTTGAAATTGGTCTTAGAATCCAACACAATCCTATAAAAGTAGTTGTAAGGTATTGCCCAtgctttataatttttataagtcATATTTCTAGTCAATGGGGGACTAAACCACCAACCTTCAGGTTGTGACTAAGGTAGTCTACAGAGAATTAATGTGGTTTTTTAATATGAACAAGCACAATTAATGTGGTTTTTTAACTGGTACAATAAATGTGTGCGTAAAGAAATTCTTTTCTAACTTATTTTGTTAGAGCTAATCATGATAGGCTTACTATCTTAATCCTATAGGGAAAACACAATTACCAATCTCTCCAACTTCCATATAAGTTAAGTTTGcttatgaattatttttggCTAACAGTTTTCATTACAAAACATCCAGAAACTTAAAGGAATAAACTCGATaacaatttagaatataaagtAAGCCATGCATGTTGTATCCTGCAAATTGCATGTGATGACACATTAAGCAAATGGATGCTCTCTTTCTGGGCAAATAGAAGGAGATGTTTCTATTTGCTTTGCATTAGGTCATGATTTTTCTTATACATATATTTCCTTTGCCATGGGTTTTGCAGAAAGTCTTCTACACAGCAACGGCAAGGTTCAGGCTTATAAAAATTCTAGCGCCAAACTTGTTGGCATGTCTCATACAAAACTAAGGTAAAtctaaaataaaccaaaatgataataataaatcaattgAGTATTCTCTATCTCTTATTCACCTTGCTTAGTTTGGATATTGGCAGCCTTTCAATTAAGGGGTTCTATAGTGAATGGAGCATATCTGATTTTTTCCACGGCAAAGTAGGTCTTGGTATCAATATGTTTATTAATTCTAAAAGAAACTTGTTCTAAATGTCATGGCATTGATGGTTATTTCTTAACATCTTAGGCTTTGTTTTTGAGATGCCATTATCTTACTTCACATCACTAAAGCTTGTGAACAAGTGCATTTGCATGTAGTTCTAGAATAAAGCCTTGTTAATGGTAGGCTGAGAAAAAACAATTACTTTACTTGGCCCTCATGCTTTGGCTGCCAATGCTTTCAGGATATGGCTAATGTGGTCcttttatttgaattgaaaattaatcAGATTTCAGAATTCTATGGGTTTTGTTAAAGGAAAACAATTTGGTTTTCAATTGGGTTTCCTTCTAGTGTTATATATATGAGTGCTACGAATTTAACTGTCTTTTAGTTTTGGAAAGctctaaattcaattttatttctctGTCAAATGTTAATATGTTCAATATTTTGTCGTTGTGTTAATGAAATTTTGTTCAACTTAAAAAAGGACTGACAAGGCACCTATTAAATTGTTGTTGCAGTCAATCCGTAGATAGTACTAGCCACTTGTCGTCTTTGCATGTGCCAAGTCATTATGAGCAGCTCAAGTATATGAATCAGACAAATGACGAATGGAAACGTGTGATGAAAAAGTTTGTCCTCTCTCTTGGTTCAATTACTACCCATACTTGATAATGTGCTTGAGCTATCTGCATATGTACAAGGTTATTTGGTTGATTAAATTATAGACCTTTCCTTGGTATTCAATTACTCACTGTACAAATTTTCTGTAGGTCAAGCTCCTATTCTTCTAATTCTGGTGTACTGCTGAAAAGAAGTGCTGATGGTTGCACTAAGAGAAGgtacttttgttttgtttagtttattaatggtgtctgttttttgttttcttgttctCTCTAGCTTCTCCATGTGAATTGCAATATTTTAGCTACTGCagtttgaattgattttttcttttatcaggGACAATGATTTGCACAGGTTACTTTTTATGCCAAATGGGCTACCAGATGGTGCTGAGTTGGCTTATTATGTCAAAGGACAGGTGTGGGAAtactcatttaaatatttttcatttttgcatGCGAGTTGCAATTCTTTTGTATGATATTCAATTTATGACATGTTTGAGGGTGTGTTTCAGAAATTACTTGGAGGTTACAAACAGGGAAGCGGTATAGTCTGTGGTTGTTGTGATATTGAGGTACATTCATATAACTGTGAGCaaaatgttttacttttataagcataaataaatgctaatattaacttttactatCTGCGTTTGTGTGTAAACAGATAAGCCCTTCACAGTTTGAAGCCCATGCTGGAATGGCTGCTAGGCGTCAACCGTGAGTAGAATTTAAAAGCAGCTAAATAGTCTGGTCTATTCTTCTCTGTCTTGAAATAATTTGTCCTTTTGCAGTTATCGGCACATATATACTTCCAATGGGTTAACACTTCATGATATAGCTCTCTCATTGGCAAATGGTCAAAACCTTACCACGGGAGACAGTGATGATATGTGTGCAGTATGTGGAGATGGAGGAGATTTGATTCTTTGTAATGGATGCCCTAGGGCCTTTCATACAGGTTGACAGATTGCATTCTTCTTTACTTACtaattatttaaagatattGTAATATCTTCAtgtatttttcttgtttgtcaTATTAGTTTCTGAAGTTTTCTTATATTAGGAAGCATATTTACTATTACCCTGCATGTAATTTGGAGAATGAGAGGTGTTCTCTATTGTCTACTTTTTGTAAGAATGTTCTATAATTGTACTCATATGCTTCATAGCACATATATTTTGCTTTGAATAGTTTGTCTTCCTACCTTGTTTTGTTCAAAGCTAAACCATGCGTAGTTTACTATTGTAGCAGATACTGCAAAATTACATGAGAAAATAAACTGGTTTTGAGGTAAGTTGTCAGGAATATTAAGATTTGTCATTTTCTGGTTCAATTGCAGCCTGCTTGGGTTTACAGTGTGTTCCAGACAGTGGTTGGCAATGTCTAAATTGCGGAGATAGTGCTGGTAATGGAAGAGAATCTTCTCTTGTGAGGCCAATCATGATCCGGTTGACACGAGTTGATAAAACACCAGATT from the Vigna angularis cultivar LongXiaoDou No.4 chromosome 3, ASM1680809v1, whole genome shotgun sequence genome contains:
- the LOC108325996 gene encoding uncharacterized protein LOC108325996 isoform X1; protein product: MGEEAVCVHALDEGRKENNEESKTELKRDYDQCVSDTERHLFPHKKQVKEVSNDEVRSEVSNPNVSAVEHALTFQDISSQPTESTDVNHAECGELTSTCLENSSSDETLSDEAGDLNITTTTNNNNNNNNNTSQSDKNTSSAAMTSCVVMEIPKHASSSGIRKITFKFSKKKEDYGYQPPAPVHRYTDGSHIGFHAVDEYLARDYCSGGLVESMGYAHDGDLESYARNMELKMSKKVVPNCYPTNVKKLLSTGILDGAVVKYIYNPGKVELQGIIDAGGYLCGCSMCNYSRILSAYEFEQHAGAKTRHPNNHIFLENGRPIYSIIQEIKTAPLSILDEVIKNVAGSSVNEESFQVWKESLLHSNGKVQAYKNSSAKLVGMSHTKLSQSVDSTSHLSSLHVPSHYEQLKYMNQTNDEWKRVMKKSSSYSSNSGVLLKRSADGCTKRRDNDLHRLLFMPNGLPDGAELAYYVKGQKLLGGYKQGSGIVCGCCDIEISPSQFEAHAGMAARRQPYRHIYTSNGLTLHDIALSLANGQNLTTGDSDDMCAVCGDGGDLILCNGCPRAFHTACLGLQCVPDSGWQCLNCGDSAGNGRESSLVRPIMIRLTRVDKTPDFEMGGCVVCREHDFSVAKFDERTVIICDQCEKEYHVGCLRDIGLCELEELPKDKWFCCSDCNRIYVALQNSVSAGADNIPASLSELIIRKHEEKGLCTYGSTDDIQWRILSGKSRYPEHLPLLSRAAAIFRECFDPIVAISGRDLIPVMVYGRNISGQEFGGMYCIVLIVNSVVVSAGLLRIFGRNVAELPLVATSRVHQGKGYFQVLFSCIERLLSSLNVEKLVLPAAGDAESIWTKKLGFRKMSEDQLSKHLREVQLTLFNKTSMLEKTVQQTIE
- the LOC108325996 gene encoding uncharacterized protein LOC108325996 isoform X2, which gives rise to MGEEAVCVHALDEGRKENNEESKTELKRDYDQCVSDTERHLFPHKKQVKEVSNDEVRSEVSNPNVSAVEHALTFQDISSQPTESTDVNHAECGELTSTCLENSSSDETLSDEAGDLNITTTTNNNNNNNNNTSQSDKNTSSAAMTSCVVMEIPKHASSSGIRKITFKFSKKKEDYGYQPPAPVHRYTDGSHIGFHAVDEYLARDYCSGGLVESMGYAHDGDLESYARNMELKMSKKVVPNCYPTNVKKLLSTGILDGAVVKYIYNPGKVELQGIIDAGGYLCGCSMCNYSRILSAYEFEQHAGAKTRHPNNHIFLENGRPIYSIIQEIKTAPLSILDEVIKNVAGSSVNEESFQVWKESLLHSNGKVQAYKNSSAKLVGMSHTKLSQSVDSTSHLSSLHVPSHYEQLKYMNQTNDEWKRVMKKSSSYSSNSGVLLKRSADGCTKRRDNDLHRLLFMPNGLPDGAELAYYVKGQKLLGGYKQGSGIVCGCCDIEISPSQFEAHAGMAARRQPYRHIYTSNGLTLHDIALSLANGQNLTTGDSDDMCAVCGDGGDLILCNGCPRAFHTACLGLQCVPDSGWQCLNCGDSAGNGRESSLVRPIMIRLTRVDKTPDFEMGGCVVCREHDFSVAKFDERTVIICDQCEKEYHVGCLRDIGLCELEELPKDKWFCCSDCNRIYVALQNSVSAGADNIPASLSELIIRKHEEKGLCTYGSTDDIQWRILSGKSRYPEHLPLLSRAAAIFRECFDPIVAISGRDLIPVMVYGRNISGQEFGGMYCIVLIVNISWASEDFWP